The segment accttaaacccatgctagtaagggtttacaagagtgtgtgatagcatccaattaccaattcaataccaactacccaaaacatgctccagaagcatgtaaaacataaagtcaaacatactccattgatccaaacatgtcagaagtgtccaacaaatagtctcttttgtcagtaacactagatcttctaccaataaccaaaacctgtttgtcgataaccaaaacctgtctgtcagtaaccaaccataatagcttgtgttgaaatcaatgacaaaacatcaatgcaacacataatcaattcatccataatgccaacagtttgtagggtttcttaccgGTAGATTTCTGGATCTTAGGTTCATATTTACCTTCTTCAATGTTGTCCTTTGTACTAGAAGGATCACCTTTCTCAAAAGTAGTGTATCCCAAcccatttgtatctccattctacctttgtgaCTACATTTTCTCATCAAGCATATTAGAGctcttgttaaactttgcaagtgtttcattagcatcagcaagttCCTTTGTAATATCTTCTCTTTTTCATCAAAatttctcttagagacattgccatgtctagatcatcctttatttcttcttttccttcttgttCCTCATGAAGATGAGCATACAGGGTTCCAACCTCCTGGTTCAGCtgaaagatctcatgttctttttctTTAAACTTGTCTCTAGTTGTCCTCCTTGCTCCAAGCTCTTGACTTATCCTGATGgatagggcttccaactctctccttagaATTGCCTTCTTATCATTCATTTTTTCACCTTCAATAACTAATGCATCCATGTTTACTTCATCTAAAAAATTGTTTTCAGTAAACTCCATCAATTAttctgaaagttgtcttctcttaaCAAGTGAGGCTTTATACTTTCCTTTCAATGTATCTAGTGCTTCTTTAGATTCTACAAGTTAGTTTAATAGCTTTCTATAACTCATATCCACCATGATATTCTTAGGGATCTTTCAAAAGAGGTTAAGCCTTAAGGTAATTAGGCTTTGATatcaattgataaacttataaggaacTTAGAGGTGGGcatgaatcagtgcaagcaaaaacaataagaCAAATCTAATcgccactttaaataacttaaagtttaataaacataaaagaaatatcaccacataagctaacacccaatatatcaacctccacataacaccaagatttataggtGGAAATCCAAAAGTGAAAAACTACCGTGGGAggtaatacccacaagattcataatctgtagaatagaaatctttgatcagttaaggtcttacaaatatgcctagTTACGAGAAGACACTGTTGAGAGTCACCTGGTCAAGGGATCTACCTCAGCCCTATTAAAAGCTTTGCCCTGTTAGGaccaaccttgcaagaggatttagacttaagttaatgagctaccctattaggggatttatgaTTTTAGGcatattaggacctacccagttaagagatttgaCTGGTACAATTGTTAGGAAAATAATAGTAAAATGATCTTCATGTAGCACCTATGTGCTTGATAAGATCCTCTTTACTTCTGCCTAATACATCAACAACACCAATATAGAGCTTCTCAGATTACCGCATAAACAAACTCACAATATTCGCTCATGATCTCATAcatcatctcataactcatcacactttttataagcatcaacttagtgggctaagaaccttggaacaatttcctacgTTCAATGAATTTGGTCAATCTTGCACTACGCACTTTAATTATGTCTGCCActaacataaaaatccaaaaataaaacattatgtgtatcagtttaccgatcttagtgactttgttctaccaATTAGTTATTCTTCTTTATTGACTGCTCTACACATCATAACTTCCTCATCCTGTTGAATCTGTCACTACAGTATGAAACATAGCTACTtgatacaatctccaacactcctACAAAActacatcacctaactcttcattgatcgtTCATACCAATTGCTTGAATACAACTCTATTCTTGTTTACTGGTTGAAGTCTTATTTGTTGGTTCACTAATAAACTATCTCCTCTATTGGTTATGATTTACCGGTTGGCTtataagacttagatgactaccaaAACATAGttaccatcaataacaacataaaacaagtcatcaatcaacttattacatcaaaacatcatcatcaagccaacacacacCCCCTACCAATCCTACATTTTTACAATTTCCTGTTTTTCCTTTCATGCTGAGTCCTGATTTCTTTTAATCAAAACCTATTTTTTGGCCTTGTACAATAGTCATTTCAGTTGAGCAAAAAACTTGTTGTCATGTCAGCCTACTTtgtaaatttaattcatttactggCAGTCAAGTATAAAacaaggtctacccctctcattttaaatccTAAGCTAACCTAATCGAAATCAAGTTCTCAATTATACTCTAGAAAAATTCAATTCAACTGAGCAAgtaatcaatcattcatcaagcacTGGAGGTAAAGTGAAttcaagttcaagtattgaagatgggccatggcatccatggtcaatgttttatgaagacattttacacaaaaccctaaaacctttgtgtgaaggtcaaacgaaacttcatcaaggtatacattgttGTTTCAAGCATTGCAGTCCTTCCCTCAAAAGAAAAGTATTTTATTACAGTATTTCATTACATaatttatcaattgaattttctGGTCAATTGCAATATTAaggtttgacctaagacaaacccctatttccaacctatttcctaTCCTTTTAATATATGTGGAATAGGTACAAAATTTGTACTTAAGAATTTTGGTAGATTTAATAGTGactataatggtgaaaattagggtttccaccattagagggatgaaaaccactaatttttgcttgggTTGACCATTACATTGAAAAGAGggagaatccaatagatttagtcaaaaataaaaaaaaatactaagACCGAATACTGATTGGATTGATCAAggggtttcctcttttgtgagttgaaatgttgaattaaggtaaagtgctaaaaaatgaaggtaaaactaagaaaacaatGAACTACAAATGCGGTATTTTCGCGTGCACTTGAATGTGAGCAATATATGCAAATTTGGATCTGATCcttgaaaaagctccaaaaatatcGGGACCAGTGTGCCCACCGTCAtggtcctcctactttttcacatgccaaagagggttgattcattTTGGCAAATAATGCCTATTATCAAgagtacaactttgtacctatttcctatacacaaaaagaaagggaaataggttgggaataggggatttccttaggttaaaccatgaaattgagataaagataattgaaattacTGTActgaaaggttctccttttgagagagatgttgaataatgactaaaaatcAAGTActgtacctccttgtgaagttttgtttgtctccacatggaattaggccttgatgaagtcttcaacaaaatagtaTGGATGATGTGAACCTCAATGCTTGATTCTTGACTTTCTTGCTGCTCCTAAGCTTCAATGAAAACTAattaatgctcaattgctcttgaatgcttgattgcttgatctcaTATGTGCGCAATTTCATGTTTGTATACTTGTGGATGATTCATAGATGTGTTAGATGTGAAATGAGAGGGGaaagacctccttttatactttcccatcAGATAAATTACTAATTTCTTGACATGAGCAAACATAGAGCAAGAGATCCTACTCAAAtttgaaataggaccaaggggTCAAATGGGGCCCAATTTAAGGGAGACAAAgtcatggcaccctagtcctaccgcATTTTTAGGGCTACGATAATATGCCAAATGCATGAGAAAATCCCTTAAATGATTTGCAATTCATGAGAGGCATGAGCATGATCGGGTCccaatcaggccaaggggtgcaaatgcTAAGGTGGGGACccaatgcggtcaaaattgtacaATGGTAcgattttaggatgctacaatgacGAATAGGTTTAGCTTTTGATGGTGGAAAATTCAAATGACTAGGGCAGATTTGTGCTACATGGTCCcgaaaaatcaagccaaacttctaggaataggttctaaacatcttttTTTCCTTAGATCTCGATTTGTGCCTCTTTGGATATCTATAACAGTCTATTTTCGATAATTCACTTTTATTATtcatacttttaccctaatttcacaattacaatCCAAATTAAACTAAGAAAGAGAATAGCCAATACTAACTAGTAATCCAATAAGAATCttagccctttccttatttggattgaggctagatctatttggGTTCAGtcctctttcaatgtagtggtgTTAGTTGGGTTATTTAGTGGacttacttggtgaaaccctaattcctaattttcacaaCTTTACAATATCTACTCACCAAATAGAACCGCCTCTTCTAGAGATTATCAATGGTTAGGAACTTCCTGTGGTAGACCATTCACTAGAAAAAATAGATCTCAAGGGTAACTTTAGAATTCTATAGTGACAACCAATTAAATGATggctaaggagaaggagaaatgaGCTCAAATCCAAATTCACTAGTGTATTGGCCATCCTTAGAGGGGCCCTTGACTAAGCTATAAACAAATTTCTCTCTAAACAATTTTAGAGGGTTGACAATCCTGAGAATTTCAACAATCGCAGTTCTGAGGGGGGAACAAAATCCTACATGGAGAATCTCCAAACAGGCAGAAAGGTACCAAGAACCAAATAGTCAACCCAAAAAACCCCATATTTATCAACCAAAGAATTCTCCATAGTCGATCAAACAAGGTGGAGCTCCATGTGGGAAACAAAAACCCAAGAGTCTTTCCAAAATCTTATGTGTCGCCCATTGCCAACCTGCCAAAGAAAACTATTCAGTGCACTCACTACAGTAGAAAATAATTATGACTGTAAATTAACTATTCAGTGCACTCACTACAGTAGAAAATTTTCTATTTTATTAATAATGCATTAATGTGTAAAATAATTATTAAGTGCACTTcagtattaaattattatttttttgtttaataatgtgaATGATCATTTCTATGGAAAAGAAATTAATCTTTCAAAGCTGACCGGGAAAATCTTACGCCTACTATCATGATCTTTTGTTTAACTCGGAAGAAAATGACCAAAAAAAACGCTATTGATGAAAAACCATGGGTCATCTAGAATTTAGTCGGGCACTATCCTAATTTCATAGACTTGAACGTTTGAAATTATTGGCTACAGGCAGTCAATGTCTGAATTCGTTAACGCGGGATTGACTGCCCTACTTCGACCATGTCGCTCATTTGGTAGCctgtttattttctatttaaattcGAAAATATAATTGTTAAGAAATGGCGAAGATGTATTTGTTACTAGCAGTTGCTGTGATTATTGCAGCGAATTATTGCAGTGCAGTAGAAGTGTATGGCGGAGACACGCTTCTAGTGGGTTCTTCCCTCTCAGGAAATCAGACCCTAATTTCGAGAAATGGAACGTTTGCATTTGGATTTTTCAATCCGAGCGGAACGAATAATTGGTATATTGGCATCTGGTATGCTCCAACCTCTCAGAAGGCCATAGTCTGGGTGGCTAACAGAGACGATCCTGTCACAAACATGCCTGGTGTTCTCAAATTTTCGAGAGGCGGTCATCTCACATTGTTGGATAGAAAGGGCCGTTCCGTTTGGTCGAGTGATAATGGCCAGAAAGGATCGCGGGCTGTAATAACGGACTCTGGTAATTTCATTGTGCTGGAAGCCCACAACGAGTCTGCGATTGTTTGGGAGAGTTTCGCGCATCCGACAGATACATTGTTGCCTGACGCGAAGCTGTGGAAAGGAATGACACTAACTTCCTGGAAGAGTTCTTCAGATCCTGCAAGTGGGCTCTACTCTTTCCGAATGAACACGTCTCCAGGAAAGACGGAGTTGATGATGTTGTTTAACAATACCGTTCCATATTGGTCCAGTGGAGAATGTATTGGACACAATTATTTTACTAAGCTTCCAGAATTGGAAGGTCAGAAGAAAGTTCAAACTTCGTGTGTGCGGCTTTCTCCTTCAAGAATATATGTTTATTTTGGCCTAAATCCCATAGATCATATGATCACGGGGCGGTTCCTATTAAGTGATAATGGCGAAGTTGAACTTTACTTCTGGATGGATTATGGTAGGTGGAGTCTGAGGTGGTCAACATACCGAGGTCAATGCAGTGACTATGATATCTGCGGGGCATATGGACTGTGCAATGCTAATGATGTGTGTAGTTGTGTCCAGGGCTTCATGCCCAAGCACGGCTCTCAAGGTTGGTGGTCAACTGGGTGTACTCGGCGGAAACCCCTGCATTGCTCTGTCACGGAGGGCACAACCGATGGCTTCTTGGAAGCCAAGAACCGATCCTTGCCTGAAAAAGAAGCTGTCTTAATCAACAACGAGCCAACACAGCAAGGCTGCCGGACAGGTTGTCTCCACAATTGTTCCTGCACAGCCTTTGCTTTCGCTTATTCCGATCCACCCGTCTGCAGACTGTGGTTTGGAGATTTATTCGGAATGAGCGTTTTGTCTCAGGGTCAATCCGTCTTCGTTAGGCTGGCTGCTTCTGAGTTCCCGCCCTTGATATCAGAGCAAAGcaacaaaacccctgcacttacaATTTTACTTTCTGCCGGCgcattattttttgttgtttcagCTCTCCTGTCGGCCTCATTTATTCTCTGGAAACGTCGAGGACTGTCGAAGAAAAATCTTGAAGAGGAGGTGCCACTGTCGCTCAGAATGTTCAGTTACAAGGAGCTGCGAATTGCAACGGACAATTTCAAGCATAAGCTGGGTAGCGGAGCATTCGGCTCTGTTTTCAAAGGAACTCTGCCAGACAACAGGCCTGTTGCGGTTAAGAGATTAGAGGGTTCCACGCAAGCAGAAAAACAATTCCGTGCTGAAATAATCACCACCGGTAGAATACAGCATCTGAATTTGGTTAGGCTCTGGGGATTCTGCGTAGAAGGCTCTCGAAGGCTACTGGTGTATGCGTACATGCCCAATGGTTCTCTAAACTCCTTCCTCTTCTCTCAGTCGGAAGAAGCAGAGAAGGTTTTGGATTGGAAGACCAGGTTTGAGATCGCACTGGGGACTGCTCGAGGATTAGTTTATCTCCATGAGGAATGCAGGGATCGCATCATTCATTGTGATATCAAGCCTGAAAACATTCTCCTCGACAGCGACTTCAGCCCAAAGGTGGCAGATTTTGGGCTAGCGAAGTTGGTAGGTAGAGATTTCAGCCGCGTACTGACGACCACAAGAGGAACTCGTGGGTACTTGGCTCCCGAGTGGATCTCCGGCCT is part of the Cryptomeria japonica chromosome 10, Sugi_1.0, whole genome shotgun sequence genome and harbors:
- the LOC131034923 gene encoding G-type lectin S-receptor-like serine/threonine-protein kinase At2g19130; this encodes MAKMYLLLAVAVIIAANYCSAVEVYGGDTLLVGSSLSGNQTLISRNGTFAFGFFNPSGTNNWYIGIWYAPTSQKAIVWVANRDDPVTNMPGVLKFSRGGHLTLLDRKGRSVWSSDNGQKGSRAVITDSGNFIVLEAHNESAIVWESFAHPTDTLLPDAKLWKGMTLTSWKSSSDPASGLYSFRMNTSPGKTELMMLFNNTVPYWSSGECIGHNYFTKLPELEGQKKVQTSCVRLSPSRIYVYFGLNPIDHMITGRFLLSDNGEVELYFWMDYGRWSLRWSTYRGQCSDYDICGAYGLCNANDVCSCVQGFMPKHGSQGWWSTGCTRRKPLHCSVTEGTTDGFLEAKNRSLPEKEAVLINNEPTQQGCRTGCLHNCSCTAFAFAYSDPPVCRLWFGDLFGMSVLSQGQSVFVRLAASEFPPLISEQSNKTPALTILLSAGALFFVVSALLSASFILWKRRGLSKKNLEEEVPLSLRMFSYKELRIATDNFKHKLGSGAFGSVFKGTLPDNRPVAVKRLEGSTQAEKQFRAEIITTGRIQHLNLVRLWGFCVEGSRRLLVYAYMPNGSLNSFLFSQSEEAEKVLDWKTRFEIALGTARGLVYLHEECRDRIIHCDIKPENILLDSDFSPKVADFGLAKLVGRDFSRVLTTTRGTRGYLAPEWISGLPITSKVDVYSFGMTLLEIISGRRNLDLKVDESRLYFPTWASSQIQRGNIRDIVDARIASEANIEEVRRATVVAGLCIQDDENQRPSMGEVVKILEGTIEVPVPQIPRSLQVLVGQVDDDYTDSYGEHPSISGDSVPAK